One window of Candidatus Mycobacterium wuenschmannii genomic DNA carries:
- a CDS encoding 13E12 repeat family protein, producing MRSSSRDEVFEGLDALRTAWKRMLELTFDALTTPERLNVLEALEQMRCAQPAIEHALINELARVEPAVLGGKLAPVLADRLRISRSEASRRVHEAEDLGERRALNGEPLAPVLSATAAAQRNGQLGAGHVAVIRSFWNRIPEFVDIETRAIAEAKLADLSLEHRPDELSKLADKLMDCLNPDGDFSDVDRAKRRGVSIGRQDTDGMRKVTGYLTPEARATWDAVFAKLAAPGMCNSDDLEPCVSGTPSEAQIQGDTRSLAQRTHDALVAAGRALLASGDVGQHNGLPASIIVTTTLQELEAGAGRGLTAGGTLLPMSDIIRLASHAHHYLAIFDHGKALALYHTKRLASAAQRIMLHARDRGCTFPNCDVSGYHCEVHHDDPYRNNPVTDINTLTLTCHPNHAMTEQGWTTRKNTRYQTQWIPPAHLDRGQPRINTYHHPEKLLRDGEDDEGL from the coding sequence ATGCGTTCTAGTAGCCGCGACGAAGTGTTCGAGGGTCTCGACGCGCTGCGAACTGCCTGGAAGCGCATGTTGGAGCTGACGTTTGACGCGCTCACCACCCCTGAGCGGCTGAACGTGCTGGAAGCACTTGAGCAGATGCGATGCGCACAACCGGCCATCGAGCACGCGCTGATCAATGAGCTTGCCCGGGTCGAGCCCGCGGTGTTGGGCGGCAAACTCGCGCCGGTGTTGGCGGATCGGTTGCGGATCAGCCGTTCCGAGGCGTCGCGGCGGGTGCACGAAGCCGAGGATCTGGGCGAGCGACGGGCGCTGAACGGTGAGCCATTGGCCCCGGTGCTTTCGGCGACCGCCGCCGCACAGCGCAACGGGCAATTGGGTGCCGGGCATGTGGCGGTGATCCGCTCGTTCTGGAACCGGATTCCGGAGTTCGTCGACATCGAGACCCGCGCGATCGCCGAGGCCAAGCTGGCTGATCTGAGCCTGGAGCACCGCCCAGATGAGCTATCGAAGCTGGCCGACAAGCTGATGGACTGCCTCAACCCCGACGGCGACTTCTCCGACGTCGATCGCGCGAAGCGGCGTGGGGTGTCCATCGGCCGCCAGGACACCGACGGCATGCGCAAGGTGACCGGCTACCTGACACCGGAGGCGCGGGCGACGTGGGACGCGGTCTTCGCCAAGTTGGCCGCCCCCGGCATGTGTAACTCCGACGACCTCGAACCCTGCGTCAGCGGAACACCGTCGGAAGCCCAAATTCAGGGCGACACCCGCAGCCTGGCGCAGCGCACCCACGACGCCCTCGTCGCCGCCGGCCGCGCGCTGCTGGCCTCCGGCGATGTGGGTCAACACAACGGCCTGCCCGCCTCGATCATCGTCACCACGACACTGCAAGAACTCGAAGCCGGCGCCGGCCGCGGCCTCACCGCAGGCGGCACCCTGCTGCCAATGTCCGACATCATCCGCCTCGCATCGCACGCCCACCACTACCTGGCGATCTTCGACCACGGCAAAGCGTTGGCGCTGTATCACACCAAACGTCTCGCCTCGGCTGCGCAGCGAATCATGTTGCACGCCAGGGACCGTGGCTGCACCTTCCCCAACTGCGACGTATCGGGCTACCACTGCGAGGTCCACCACGACGACCCCTACAGAAACAACCCCGTCACCGACATCAACACACTCACCCTCACCTGCCACCCCAACCACGCCATGACCGAACAAGGCTGGACCACCCGCAAAAACACGCGCTACCAAACCCAATGGATCCCACCCGCACACCTCGACCGCGGCCAACCACGCATCAACACCTACCACCACCCCGAAAAACTGCTCCGCGACGGCGAAGACGACGAGGGGCTCTAG
- a CDS encoding alpha/beta hydrolase: MTTETDRARPRGLGRIDPTLRDAAAGLDIAEFHSESLPAERQRAAQVAAERAAAVDTAGVQIEDRSIDGPGGQLRVRLYRGPVTSAAPLVVYAHGGGFVTGNLDTDHGHCVELARDAHCLVVSVDYRLAPEHPCPAALDDVEAAFRHAVENSSALDADGSRVVVMGRDAGAALVAALAQRTFDLEGPTILAQVLHQPMLDSDATPSRREFQLTPGLNGPAVSRAWGHYLGHGAATAHDVPAHRANLEGLPPAFISCAEIDPCRDEAIDYANRLLHAYVHTELHVNAATFHGFDSVVPDWVVSREATALHAQTLRRSFAV, encoded by the coding sequence ATGACGACTGAGACCGACCGCGCACGCCCCCGTGGCTTGGGCCGCATCGACCCCACGCTGCGTGACGCCGCGGCCGGCCTCGACATTGCCGAATTCCACTCCGAATCACTGCCGGCCGAGCGTCAGCGGGCTGCTCAGGTTGCCGCCGAGCGCGCCGCTGCCGTCGACACCGCAGGCGTCCAGATCGAAGACCGCAGCATCGACGGACCCGGTGGGCAACTACGGGTTCGGCTCTACCGCGGCCCGGTCACCTCGGCGGCGCCCCTGGTGGTCTACGCCCACGGCGGCGGCTTCGTCACCGGCAACCTGGACACCGACCACGGGCACTGCGTGGAACTCGCCCGCGACGCCCACTGCCTGGTGGTGTCGGTCGACTACCGGTTGGCGCCCGAGCACCCCTGCCCGGCGGCGCTCGACGACGTCGAGGCGGCGTTTCGCCACGCCGTCGAGAACAGCTCCGCGCTGGATGCCGACGGCAGCCGGGTCGTGGTGATGGGCCGGGACGCGGGCGCGGCGCTGGTCGCGGCCCTGGCCCAGCGGACCTTCGACCTGGAAGGCCCGACGATCCTGGCGCAGGTGCTGCATCAACCGATGCTCGACTCCGATGCGACGCCGTCGCGCCGCGAGTTTCAGCTCACGCCGGGCCTCAACGGTCCCGCGGTGAGCCGGGCATGGGGTCACTACCTCGGCCACGGCGCCGCGACGGCGCACGACGTCCCGGCGCACCGGGCGAACCTGGAGGGTCTACCGCCGGCGTTCATCAGTTGCGCCGAGATCGACCCGTGCCGCGACGAGGCCATCGACTACGCCAACCGGTTGCTGCACGCCTACGTGCACACGGAACTGCATGTCAATGCCGCCACGTTCCACGGGTTCGACTCGGTGGTGCCCGACTGGGTGGTCTCCCGAGAGGCCACGGCGTTGCACGCCCAGACGCTGCGGCGGTCGTTCGCGGTCTAG
- a CDS encoding acyl-CoA dehydrogenase family protein, with amino-acid sequence MTAVDSPEKILFASTTQAFLQKEVPLSRVRELHSQAVAFEPAWWRRAAELGWTALLVPEELGGGSVSGDGFADLAMVAEQLGKTVAPGPLFPVSIVLAALVESADPQAHAETIEALIAGETVASWAVYEPGQGWAPQEPSVTATATDAGFRIDGVKDRVEAGAQSDLLLVVTRTDDGVRQFLVPTDAPGVQVEPQQSIDMVKQYARVSFNGVEVDGNAVLDGPADLIDRQGQIAQVLQCAEVVGILRTVFDFTVAWALDRHSFGRPLASYQALKHRFADMKMWLEACRATTAAAATAISTRAPDASLSASIAKSYVGEMATEIIQACVQMHGGIGVTWEHDLHVYLRRAALYRAMFGTPEEHNLRVYALQEAGQPAARSA; translated from the coding sequence ATGACTGCCGTCGATTCCCCCGAAAAGATACTCTTCGCCTCCACCACCCAAGCATTTCTGCAGAAAGAGGTTCCGCTGAGCCGGGTGCGCGAGTTGCACTCTCAGGCGGTCGCGTTCGAGCCGGCATGGTGGCGGCGTGCAGCCGAGTTGGGGTGGACGGCGCTGCTGGTTCCGGAGGAGCTCGGTGGCGGCAGTGTTTCCGGCGACGGGTTCGCCGATCTGGCCATGGTCGCCGAGCAACTCGGCAAGACGGTCGCCCCCGGTCCGCTGTTCCCGGTCAGCATCGTGTTGGCCGCGCTGGTGGAGTCCGCGGACCCGCAGGCTCACGCGGAGACGATCGAGGCGCTGATAGCCGGCGAGACCGTTGCGTCCTGGGCGGTGTACGAACCCGGCCAGGGTTGGGCGCCGCAGGAGCCATCGGTCACCGCGACGGCGACCGACGCCGGCTTCCGGATCGACGGCGTCAAAGACCGGGTCGAGGCCGGTGCGCAGAGCGACCTGTTGCTCGTGGTGACCCGCACCGACGACGGGGTACGGCAGTTCCTGGTCCCCACCGACGCGCCGGGCGTGCAGGTCGAACCGCAGCAGTCGATCGACATGGTCAAGCAGTACGCCCGGGTGAGCTTCAACGGCGTTGAGGTCGACGGCAACGCGGTGCTGGACGGACCCGCCGACCTGATCGACCGGCAGGGCCAGATCGCGCAGGTGCTGCAGTGCGCCGAGGTGGTCGGAATCCTGCGGACCGTCTTCGATTTCACCGTCGCGTGGGCCTTGGACCGGCACAGCTTCGGTCGGCCGCTCGCGTCCTATCAGGCGCTCAAGCACCGATTCGCGGACATGAAGATGTGGCTGGAGGCGTGCCGCGCAACCACCGCCGCCGCGGCGACCGCCATCTCCACCCGGGCTCCGGACGCGTCGCTGTCGGCCAGCATCGCGAAGTCCTATGTCGGCGAGATGGCCACCGAGATCATCCAGGCCTGCGTGCAGATGCACGGCGGCATCGGCGTCACGTGGGAGCACGACCTGCATGTGTACCTGCGCCGAGCCGCGTTGTACCGCGCCATGTTCGGCACGCCGGAGGAGCACAACCTTCGGGTGTACGCGCTGCAGGAGGCGGGGCAACCCGCGGCGAGGTCCGCCTGA
- a CDS encoding Zn-dependent alcohol dehydrogenase has product MKSRGAILHDVGGPWSVEEFELDPPKAGEVLVKMAAAGLCHSDDHILKGDMSAPNEVMKSMGLPSMFPMIGGHEGSGIVQEVGPGVTDYAPGDHVVMSFVAACGQCRWCATGAEYICDAGIGTMIPGMPTDGTFRHHTSDGRDLGHLAKVGTFAEHTVASTNSLVKVEPHLPLVPIALLSCAIPTGYGSVSNRSNMRAGDTVVVIGVGGIGTAAIQSARINGAAQIVAVDPVEFKQKSALRFGATHTAASAEEAMDLVRGLTLGVMADAVVVSPSLMSREDVRDGVALTRKGGTCVLTGMTSQLTQSVKINLQDFILMNKTLAGTIFGSCNMKSDIAQLAKLYQSGQLLLDEMITRRYRLDQINEAYADLLNGEIVRGIIDYGTA; this is encoded by the coding sequence ATGAAAAGCCGCGGCGCGATCCTGCACGACGTCGGCGGGCCGTGGTCTGTCGAGGAATTCGAGCTCGATCCCCCGAAGGCCGGCGAGGTCTTGGTCAAGATGGCTGCCGCCGGTCTGTGCCACTCCGACGACCACATCCTCAAGGGCGATATGTCCGCGCCCAACGAGGTGATGAAGTCGATGGGCCTGCCCTCGATGTTCCCGATGATCGGCGGGCACGAGGGTTCTGGCATCGTGCAGGAAGTGGGGCCCGGCGTCACCGACTACGCCCCGGGCGACCACGTGGTGATGTCGTTCGTCGCGGCGTGCGGCCAATGCCGTTGGTGCGCAACCGGAGCCGAGTACATCTGCGACGCCGGCATCGGAACCATGATCCCGGGGATGCCCACCGACGGCACCTTCCGCCACCACACCTCGGACGGGCGCGACCTGGGCCACCTAGCCAAGGTCGGGACCTTCGCCGAACACACTGTCGCGTCGACCAATTCGTTGGTGAAGGTCGAGCCGCATCTGCCGTTGGTGCCGATCGCATTGTTGTCATGCGCCATTCCGACCGGTTACGGATCGGTGTCCAACCGCTCGAACATGCGCGCCGGTGACACCGTCGTGGTGATCGGCGTCGGCGGCATCGGCACGGCCGCGATCCAGAGCGCCCGGATCAACGGCGCCGCGCAGATCGTCGCCGTCGATCCCGTTGAGTTCAAACAGAAGTCGGCACTGCGCTTCGGTGCGACGCATACCGCCGCGTCGGCCGAAGAGGCGATGGATCTGGTGCGTGGCCTGACCTTGGGCGTGATGGCCGACGCGGTGGTGGTGTCCCCGTCGTTGATGAGCCGCGAGGACGTCCGCGACGGAGTCGCACTGACCCGCAAGGGCGGCACCTGTGTGCTCACCGGGATGACGTCGCAGCTGACCCAGTCGGTCAAGATCAATCTGCAGGACTTCATCCTGATGAACAAGACGTTGGCGGGCACCATCTTCGGCTCGTGCAACATGAAGTCCGACATCGCCCAGTTGGCGAAGCTCTACCAGAGCGGGCAGTTGCTGCTCGACGAGATGATCACCCGGCGGTACCGTCTCGACCAGATCAACGAGGCCTACGCAGATCTGCTCAACGGTGAAATCGTCCGCGGCATAATCGATTACGGGACGGCCTAG
- a CDS encoding alpha/beta fold hydrolase encodes MPALVLVHGGEHSADCWDLVVNELRLLAPSLPVLAVDMPGHGAVPGDLTTVGIAECVRSAVSQVDAAGLNEVIVVGHSLAGLTVPGMVAALGSSRVREMVLAAACVPAQGTAIVDTLVGPLAWYVRRAVRLRKSPSVTPNLLSRLIFCNGMTRAQRRYALSRIHPEAVTVIAEAVDRSDLPADVPRTWILTLRDHALFRRTQLRSIEALGGVQTLIPVDTCHDLMISEPRLVAEILLERCRLYS; translated from the coding sequence CTGCCGGCTCTCGTTCTCGTCCACGGCGGCGAGCACTCGGCGGACTGCTGGGACTTAGTTGTCAACGAACTACGTCTCTTGGCGCCGTCGTTGCCGGTGCTAGCGGTGGACATGCCCGGCCATGGCGCAGTGCCCGGCGACCTGACGACGGTCGGTATCGCGGAATGCGTGCGGTCGGCGGTCTCGCAAGTGGATGCCGCAGGGTTGAACGAGGTGATCGTGGTTGGGCATTCGCTGGCCGGGCTGACAGTGCCCGGAATGGTTGCCGCGCTGGGGTCGTCGCGGGTGCGGGAGATGGTGTTGGCTGCAGCCTGTGTGCCGGCCCAAGGCACGGCGATTGTCGACACTCTCGTCGGGCCGCTGGCCTGGTACGTGCGGCGTGCGGTGCGGCTGCGCAAGTCGCCGTCGGTGACGCCGAACCTGTTGAGCCGCTTGATCTTCTGCAACGGTATGACGCGAGCGCAACGCCGCTACGCGCTGTCGCGGATTCACCCGGAGGCGGTAACGGTGATCGCCGAGGCGGTCGATCGCAGCGACCTGCCCGCCGACGTTCCGCGGACCTGGATTCTGACGCTGCGCGATCACGCGCTGTTTCGCAGGACGCAGTTGCGCAGCATCGAAGCGCTCGGCGGGGTACAGACGCTGATTCCCGTCGATACCTGCCACGACCTGATGATCAGCGAGCCGCGGCTGGTCGCGGAGATACTGCTCGAGCGGTGTCGGTTGTACTCCTGA
- a CDS encoding amidohydrolase family protein produces the protein MIIDTNVQPHFRYNAEIRRYLPAAHKLRSIPDVEQQWYQAPGGNYREDLYGEHYPGSDRETVARHLFDDAGVDYAVLNPLTRGNIADYLLNSRICAAVNDWLLDRWLEPDTTNRFLGTIRVNPEDPRGAVAEIERLAVHPKLVQVGVPMQSREPYGKPQFEPIWEAAAAHGLPVAVHINGGNGVDYAPTFAGHAGTYPGYASFMPLNYFVHLATLVVEGMFGRHPGLRFVFADGGYDILTPLMWRLDTFWLSMRDQTPWVDRYPSEYLPGHVRFCSSSLDGPTDLDQMQRWMEFSGKADLLMYGSGYPHWSMSTPEDAAGGLDDAQRAAVLWRNAAELYGLHEPAEGSTG, from the coding sequence ATGATCATCGACACAAATGTCCAGCCGCATTTTCGCTATAACGCCGAAATACGGCGCTACCTACCGGCCGCGCACAAGCTGCGATCTATCCCTGACGTGGAGCAGCAGTGGTACCAGGCGCCGGGCGGCAACTACCGCGAAGACCTGTACGGCGAGCACTATCCGGGGTCGGATCGCGAGACAGTGGCCCGGCACCTGTTCGACGATGCCGGCGTCGACTACGCGGTGCTGAACCCGTTGACCCGCGGCAACATTGCTGACTACCTGCTCAACAGCCGGATCTGCGCCGCGGTCAACGACTGGCTGCTGGATCGCTGGCTCGAACCGGACACCACTAACCGCTTCCTCGGCACCATCCGGGTGAACCCCGAAGACCCGCGCGGAGCGGTGGCTGAGATCGAACGACTGGCGGTGCATCCCAAGCTGGTCCAGGTCGGTGTCCCGATGCAGTCGCGCGAGCCGTACGGCAAGCCGCAATTCGAGCCGATCTGGGAAGCCGCTGCGGCACACGGGCTTCCGGTGGCCGTCCACATCAACGGCGGCAATGGGGTCGATTACGCGCCGACCTTCGCCGGGCACGCCGGCACCTATCCCGGCTACGCGTCCTTCATGCCGCTGAACTACTTCGTCCACCTCGCGACGCTGGTCGTCGAGGGCATGTTCGGCCGGCACCCCGGCCTCCGATTTGTCTTCGCCGACGGCGGCTACGACATTCTCACGCCGCTGATGTGGCGGCTCGACACGTTCTGGCTGTCTATGCGTGACCAGACCCCGTGGGTCGACCGCTATCCCAGCGAGTACCTGCCCGGCCATGTCCGGTTCTGCTCGTCGTCCCTCGACGGGCCGACCGACCTCGACCAGATGCAGCGCTGGATGGAGTTCTCCGGCAAGGCCGATCTGCTGATGTACGGATCGGGCTACCCGCACTGGTCGATGTCGACGCCCGAGGACGCCGCGGGCGGTTTGGACGACGCCCAGCGCGCCGCCGTGCTGTGGCGAAACGCCGCCGAGCTCTATGGACTTCACGAACCCGCCGAGGGGAGTACTGGATGA
- a CDS encoding cytochrome P450, translated as MTLRTEQSDVGDQPVVLDTTGETSPYPYFEYMRRTDPVFHGTFMENDLMPPELKADDEWVLFGYDGVYQGFRDEKAFTSAAYDKTIGLVMGHTILAMEGKEHHDHRSLVAKAFRATALQRWEPSVVGPVCNQLVDEIKADGHADLVKALTFEFPTRIISELLGLPREDLDMFRRLSLGLISIQTDIEAGLIAAGELHTYFSDQVAQRRRKPTNDIIGDLCTAEIDGEKLDDEAIIAFLRLLLPAGLETTYRSSGNLLYLLLTHPEQLAMVQKDRSLIPAAMEEGLRVETPLTMVMRTTTRDVEISGTTIPAGAQVDMCMGSANRDASRWKDPNTFDITRPRQAHIAFAGGIHMCLGMHLARLETRVMLESLLDRVENLRLEPDDETRIVGVTFRSPNSLPVSFTPVA; from the coding sequence ATGACGCTGCGCACCGAACAGTCCGATGTTGGTGATCAGCCGGTCGTCCTCGACACCACCGGCGAGACCAGCCCCTACCCGTACTTCGAGTACATGCGCCGCACCGATCCGGTGTTTCACGGCACGTTCATGGAGAACGATTTGATGCCGCCGGAACTCAAGGCGGACGACGAATGGGTGCTCTTCGGGTATGACGGCGTCTACCAGGGGTTCCGCGACGAGAAGGCATTCACGTCCGCCGCCTACGACAAGACCATCGGCCTGGTGATGGGCCACACCATCCTGGCGATGGAAGGCAAAGAGCACCACGACCACCGCAGCCTGGTGGCGAAGGCCTTCCGCGCGACCGCACTGCAGCGGTGGGAGCCCTCGGTTGTCGGACCCGTGTGCAACCAACTGGTCGACGAGATTAAGGCCGACGGTCACGCTGACCTGGTGAAGGCGTTGACCTTCGAGTTCCCCACCCGGATCATCTCCGAGCTGCTCGGCCTGCCCCGCGAAGACCTCGACATGTTCCGCCGACTTTCCCTCGGCCTCATCTCCATTCAGACCGATATCGAGGCGGGGTTGATCGCCGCCGGAGAGTTGCACACCTACTTCTCCGACCAGGTGGCGCAGCGCCGCCGCAAGCCGACCAACGACATCATCGGCGACCTGTGCACCGCGGAGATCGACGGCGAGAAACTCGACGACGAGGCGATCATCGCGTTCCTGCGGCTGCTGCTGCCCGCGGGGTTGGAGACCACGTATCGGTCGTCGGGCAACCTGCTCTACCTTCTGCTGACGCATCCCGAGCAGCTCGCAATGGTTCAGAAGGATCGCTCGCTGATACCGGCCGCGATGGAAGAGGGGCTGCGCGTCGAGACCCCGCTGACCATGGTCATGCGCACCACGACCCGCGACGTCGAGATCAGCGGGACGACGATCCCGGCCGGCGCTCAAGTCGACATGTGTATGGGGTCTGCCAACCGGGACGCGAGCCGCTGGAAGGATCCCAACACCTTCGACATCACGCGGCCCCGCCAGGCGCACATCGCGTTTGCCGGCGGTATTCATATGTGTCTCGGAATGCATCTGGCGCGCTTGGAAACTCGCGTGATGCTGGAAAGCCTGCTCGATCGCGTAGAGAACCTCAGGCTCGAGCCCGACGACGAGACCCGGATCGTCGGCGTGACGTTCCGCTCTCCCAACAGCCTGCCGGTGTCGTTCACCCCGGTCGCATGA
- a CDS encoding acyl-CoA dehydrogenase family protein produces MTETAGTVTDAETIDEFRARARAWLAENMPPIDPAHPPAAHRDEESCWLRARELQKRLYDGGFAGICFPREYGGLGLDYEYQKAFNDESLSYEMPLILNTPTFTICCATLLDTASEELKRQHIHAALRGDEILVQLLSEPSGGSDLAGVLTRAERVGEHWVLNGAKTWSTSAFGADYGLCLARTNWDVPKHEGLTMFLVPIKHPGITLRRITQLNGSTEFCEEFLDNVDVGDDAVVGEVNDGWSVASRQLYHERRAVGMGSEFASGSGSEGGRATPVNYPRLLATTGHSDNERLRQLAGRALVHRAVSDQLGGHVFRSVNDGSLPPAAGTLLRLFHAETVTLEMDTGLAITGTAGVVGAEGDGLETGVRYLSRQSVCIGGGTSELARNVIGERVLNFPREFAADRGVPFNQVRHGRVER; encoded by the coding sequence ATGACCGAGACCGCCGGCACCGTGACCGACGCGGAGACCATCGACGAGTTCCGCGCGCGGGCCCGCGCCTGGCTGGCTGAGAACATGCCGCCGATCGACCCGGCGCACCCGCCGGCGGCCCACCGCGACGAAGAGAGCTGCTGGCTGCGCGCCCGCGAGCTCCAAAAGCGGCTCTACGACGGCGGATTCGCGGGCATCTGCTTTCCCCGCGAGTACGGCGGGCTGGGTTTGGACTACGAATACCAGAAGGCGTTCAACGACGAGAGCCTCAGCTATGAGATGCCGCTGATCCTCAACACGCCGACCTTCACGATCTGCTGTGCGACGTTGCTGGACACCGCAAGTGAGGAACTGAAGCGTCAGCACATCCACGCGGCGCTGCGGGGCGACGAGATCCTGGTGCAGCTGTTGTCCGAGCCCAGCGGCGGCTCGGACCTCGCGGGCGTGCTCACCCGCGCCGAGCGCGTCGGCGAACACTGGGTGCTCAACGGCGCAAAGACGTGGAGCACCAGCGCATTCGGCGCCGACTACGGTCTGTGTCTGGCGCGCACCAACTGGGATGTGCCCAAGCATGAGGGCTTGACCATGTTCCTGGTGCCGATCAAACACCCCGGAATCACGTTGCGGCGCATCACCCAACTGAACGGGTCGACGGAATTCTGCGAGGAGTTTCTCGACAATGTCGACGTCGGCGACGATGCGGTCGTCGGCGAGGTCAACGACGGGTGGTCGGTGGCCTCGCGCCAGCTCTACCATGAGCGCCGCGCGGTCGGGATGGGCTCCGAATTCGCCAGCGGCAGCGGCAGTGAGGGCGGCCGGGCGACCCCGGTGAACTACCCGCGACTATTGGCCACGACCGGGCACTCCGACAACGAGCGGTTGCGGCAACTGGCGGGGCGGGCCCTGGTGCACCGCGCGGTCAGCGACCAACTCGGCGGGCATGTGTTCCGCAGCGTGAACGACGGGTCGCTGCCACCCGCGGCGGGCACGCTGCTGCGGTTATTCCACGCCGAGACAGTCACTTTGGAGATGGACACTGGGCTGGCCATCACTGGAACGGCGGGCGTCGTCGGCGCCGAGGGGGACGGCCTGGAGACCGGTGTGCGCTACCTGTCCCGTCAGTCGGTTTGCATCGGCGGTGGCACCAGCGAGCTGGCCCGCAACGTGATCGGCGAGCGGGTGCTGAACTTCCCCCGTGAATTCGCCGCCGATCGTGGCGTGCCGTTCAATCAGGTCAGGCACGGCAGGGTCGAACGCTAG
- a CDS encoding amidohydrolase family protein codes for MTIIERAEPHTESDEIAVAIVDTDVHPMPVSADVLKSYAPAEWVDKIWPTGNAVTPLPHFYDTPDSYKTMSMRVDAAPPGGGFAGTDPDYAAKQLLVDAGVSIATLEPMCDAQLPQAEHVLKSTYNDWLADVWLERNNAHGRWRGSISVTAQAPEMAAREVQRWAGHPYMAQVLMTPQTRGIPFGNKHFDPLYKAASANGLPVATHLMGQTPFELIPIFPVGNPAHWHDFFASWPLLYVSHLMSLVFDGAFDRHPDLRVVFVEGGFTWAMPVMSRMDRIWEARRGDLPHVKRRPSEYVREHVRFTTQPLEDADVKQFRDYVEMMDMGDNLMFSTDYPHWSYDAPTYAINRFPAAQRERIMRGNATKLYGLPPTVKALPGERPPPTV; via the coding sequence ATGACCATCATCGAGCGGGCCGAACCGCACACCGAGAGCGATGAGATCGCGGTTGCGATCGTCGACACCGACGTGCACCCGATGCCGGTCTCGGCTGACGTCCTCAAGTCTTACGCGCCGGCGGAGTGGGTCGACAAGATCTGGCCGACCGGCAACGCCGTCACACCGCTGCCGCACTTCTACGACACCCCGGACTCGTACAAGACGATGTCGATGCGCGTCGACGCCGCGCCGCCCGGCGGCGGCTTCGCCGGCACCGATCCCGACTACGCCGCCAAGCAGTTGCTCGTCGACGCCGGGGTCAGCATCGCGACCCTCGAGCCGATGTGCGACGCGCAGTTGCCGCAAGCCGAACACGTGCTGAAGTCGACCTACAACGACTGGCTCGCCGATGTCTGGCTCGAGCGCAACAACGCCCACGGCCGCTGGCGCGGATCGATCAGCGTCACCGCGCAGGCGCCGGAGATGGCGGCGCGAGAAGTGCAGCGCTGGGCGGGCCACCCCTACATGGCCCAGGTGCTGATGACGCCGCAAACCCGCGGAATCCCCTTCGGCAACAAACATTTCGACCCGCTGTACAAAGCGGCGTCGGCCAATGGTCTGCCGGTGGCCACCCATTTGATGGGGCAGACGCCGTTCGAGTTGATTCCGATATTCCCGGTCGGCAACCCGGCGCACTGGCACGACTTCTTCGCGTCGTGGCCGCTGCTGTACGTCTCGCATCTGATGAGCCTGGTGTTCGACGGCGCCTTCGACCGGCACCCCGATCTTCGGGTGGTGTTCGTCGAGGGCGGCTTCACCTGGGCCATGCCCGTGATGTCGCGGATGGACCGCATTTGGGAAGCGCGGCGCGGCGACCTGCCGCATGTGAAGCGCCGGCCGTCGGAGTACGTCCGCGAGCACGTCCGGTTCACCACCCAGCCGTTGGAGGACGCGGACGTCAAGCAGTTCCGCGACTACGTCGAGATGATGGACATGGGCGACAACCTGATGTTCTCGACCGACTATCCGCACTGGAGTTACGACGCCCCGACCTACGCGATCAACCGGTTCCCCGCGGCGCAGCGCGAGCGGATCATGCGAGGCAACGCGACCAAGCTGTACGGCCTGCCGCCGACGGTGAAGGCACTGCCCGGCGAGCGCCCCCCGCCAACCGTTTAA
- a CDS encoding Rieske (2Fe-2S) protein has product MAERRLVCSLDELPPGAMKLVDVGKFGVGVYNVAGTVHAIVNYCSHEGAPLCEGLLGGTNEFDPDEPGGLKRVKDGQIVRCPWHNWEFDVTTGQNLADPKRRIRTYDVDVADGKVYLTA; this is encoded by the coding sequence GTGGCTGAACGTCGACTTGTCTGTTCGCTCGACGAATTGCCGCCGGGCGCCATGAAACTGGTCGACGTCGGCAAGTTCGGTGTCGGCGTGTACAACGTCGCCGGCACGGTGCACGCGATCGTCAACTACTGCTCGCACGAAGGCGCGCCGCTGTGCGAGGGCCTGCTGGGCGGCACGAACGAATTCGATCCCGACGAGCCGGGTGGGCTCAAGCGTGTCAAGGACGGCCAGATCGTCCGATGCCCTTGGCACAATTGGGAATTCGACGTCACAACGGGACAGAACCTGGCCGATCCGAAGCGGCGGATCCGCACCTACGACGTCGATGTCGCCGACGGGAAGGTGTACCTGACCGCATGA